The following proteins are co-located in the Bacillus carboniphilus genome:
- a CDS encoding DJ-1/PfpI family protein, with translation MERRKALLLVFTGYCEFEVSVAISMLRGTHDLHTVSIDKNPCKSEAGLTTIPDYTIDEIDTREYDVIMIPGGDLKSIAEATKLFELVRSISENGKVVGAICSGVFVAAKAGILEDVPYTVTLSKQQREFLGSFPEETFHYSPTVKYQNILTAQGHAFVEFGIELNKMLTNVNESTVEFYLGKGNQMMEKGVGSSN, from the coding sequence ATGGAGCGACGAAAAGCACTACTGCTGGTTTTTACCGGGTACTGCGAATTTGAAGTTTCGGTGGCTATCTCCATGCTAAGAGGAACGCATGACTTACATACTGTTTCAATTGATAAAAATCCTTGTAAATCAGAAGCCGGTTTAACAACTATTCCTGACTATACAATAGATGAAATTGATACAAGGGAATATGACGTCATTATGATACCGGGAGGAGATTTGAAGTCTATTGCTGAAGCGACTAAATTGTTCGAACTGGTTAGATCAATTAGTGAAAATGGAAAAGTGGTTGGGGCAATCTGTAGTGGAGTCTTCGTTGCTGCGAAGGCAGGCATTTTGGAAGATGTACCGTACACGGTCACTCTTTCAAAACAACAAAGGGAATTTTTAGGGTCGTTTCCTGAAGAAACTTTTCATTATAGCCCGACAGTCAAGTATCAAAACATCCTGACAGCACAAGGACATGCTTTTGTTGAGTTCGGCATTGAATTAAATAAGATGCTGACAAATGTTAATGAATCAACGGTTGAATTTTATTTAGGAAAAGGGAATCAGATGATGGAAAAAGGTGTGGGAAGTAGCAACTAA
- a CDS encoding NUDIX hydrolase encodes MSMPTHIVACGGIIEDNKGNILLVKTHHGGWVFPGGQVEVGENLIDGLMREVKEESGIDIEVSRLIGVYSNTVTYKGYDGVTDIPTKVMMDFVGTPIGGELTTSEETTESKWVPKNEVLDFITAPAIQTRFKAYLEFTGDVQYMEYVTRPEFTVKLDRKI; translated from the coding sequence ATGAGTATGCCTACACATATCGTTGCTTGTGGTGGAATTATAGAAGATAACAAGGGAAATATTCTTTTAGTAAAGACGCATCACGGTGGTTGGGTTTTTCCAGGTGGTCAAGTTGAAGTAGGAGAGAACCTGATAGACGGGTTAATGAGGGAAGTGAAGGAAGAGAGTGGCATTGACATTGAGGTTTCACGTTTGATTGGCGTCTATTCAAATACAGTCACATATAAGGGGTATGATGGAGTGACTGATATACCAACAAAAGTGATGATGGATTTTGTCGGCACTCCCATAGGTGGTGAGTTGACCACTTCCGAAGAGACAACGGAAAGTAAATGGGTTCCCAAAAATGAAGTTCTAGACTTCATAACGGCCCCAGCTATTCAAACTAGATTCAAAGCATATTTAGAATTTACAGGTGACGTTCAGTACATGGAATATGTGACGAGACCTGAATTTACCGTAAAACTAGATAGAAAGATATGA
- a CDS encoding GrpB family protein, with translation MRRTNVQPWSEEWGQKYKVEASALKEIFKDIIIDIFHIGSTSIPTIGFAKPIIDILIVVEDIEQVDPLNNKMTQLGYSPKSENGIPGRRYFSKGGEQRTHHVHVYHKGNENIQIHLNFQAYLLENPDIAKQYGQLKQSLLEKYPDIHHKYQEEKQEFVDQLVKDAQKWALKEQKNENRRLV, from the coding sequence GTGAGAAGAACAAACGTCCAGCCCTGGTCGGAGGAGTGGGGCCAAAAGTACAAAGTGGAAGCGAGTGCCTTAAAAGAAATCTTCAAAGATATCATAATCGACATCTTCCACATTGGTAGCACCTCAATTCCAACGATTGGTTTTGCAAAACCCATTATTGATATATTGATAGTGGTAGAAGATATTGAACAAGTCGATCCACTCAATAATAAAATGACTCAACTTGGATACTCTCCCAAAAGTGAAAACGGAATCCCCGGTAGACGTTATTTTTCAAAAGGTGGAGAACAACGTACCCACCACGTACACGTTTATCATAAGGGGAATGAGAACATACAGATTCACCTTAACTTTCAGGCTTACCTCTTAGAAAACCCCGATATAGCCAAGCAATACGGACAATTAAAACAATCATTACTAGAAAAATATCCAGATATTCACCACAAATATCAAGAAGAAAAGCAAGAATTCGTGGACCAGCTTGTTAAAGATGCTCAAAAGTGGGCATTAAAAGAGCAAAAAAATGAGAACAGGAGATTAGTATGA